TTTGGTTAACGGATCCGCTATATTCTCTTTCGACTTTATGAAATCAATGGAAATAATTCCATTAGAGAGCAACTGCCTCACGATATTATGTCTTCGACGTATATGTCGAGACTTACCGTTATACATATGACTCTGTGCCCTACCAATAGCTGatttgctatcacaatgtaTACAAATAGAGGGCACAGGTTCCATCCACATTGGCATATCCTCCAAGAAATAACGAAACCACTCTGCTTCTTCTCCTGCTTTGTCCAATGCGATAAATTCTGATTCCATTGTGGATCTAGCAATGCATGTTTGTTTAGAAAACTTCCAAGATACCGCTGCACCACCAAGTGTAAAGACATATCCATTCGTGGATTTGGTATCTTTTGTGTCGGATATCCAATTAGCATCACTATACCCTTCTAGTACAGCTGGATACCGAGTGTAATGCAACCCATAGTTTAGGGTGTATTTCAAATACCTTAAAACCCTAACTAATGCCTTCCAGTGGTCTTTACCTGGATTACTAATGTATCTACTCAACTTGCTGACATTATATGCTATATCCGGTCTAGTGCAGTTCATTATGTACATAAGACTGCCTATTATTCTCGAATACTCTAATTGTGATATGCCTTGCCCTTTATTCTTAGttagatgtaaatttacatCTATAGGTGTTCTCACTAGATTGTCATCatatttcttgaatttctcaAGAACTTTCttaacataatgtgattgagaTAAAACAAGTCCATcagattttctagaaattttcattCCTAGTATCACATCTGCAATACCTAAATCTTTTATGTCGAACTCTCTAGTCAACATTCTCTTGGTAGCTTTAATGATATCATTATTGCTACCTGTAATGagcatatcatcaacatagagaCACACAATGACATAGCCATTTGCAGTATCTTTAATATACACACATTTGTCACACTCATTAATTCTAAACCCATTTGACATCATTGCATTGTCAAATTTCTCATGCCATTGCTTTAGAGCTTGCTTTAATCCATAAAGAGATTTAACAAGTCTGCACACATTTTTTTCTTGACCAGGAACAATGAACCCCTCTGGTTGTTCTATATAAATCTCCTCATTTAATTCACCATTCAAGAATGctgtttttacatccatttgatgtatcTCTAGGTTATGCAACGCTGCAATAGCTATCAACATCTGTTTGGATGTTATTCTTGTAACAGGTGAATATTTGTCAAAATAATCCACACTTTCCTTTTGTTTGTAACCCTTTACAACAAGTCTTGCCTTATACTTGTCAATAGATTCATCAGCCTTTAATTTCCTCTTGAATATCCATTTATATCTTAGAGGTTTACAACCTGGTGGAAGATCCACTAGTTCCCATGTATGATTTTGAAGGATGGATTCAATCTCACTATTGACAACTTCTTTCCAGAAAGGCGCCTCAGGTGTAGAGATAGTTTCCTTGAAGTTTTGAGGTTCATCTTctaatataaaagttaaaaaatcgGGACCAAACGATTTTGACGTTTTAGCCCTCTTACTACGTCTAGGCTCAACCTCATTCCTCTTTTGCATCAACTCTTGGTCATGAGAGGTACTAAACGTAGACTCGAAGTTTCTCTTAAGAGAACTTGACACTTGTGTGGATTTGTAAGGaaatatttcttcaaaaaatactACATTCCTTGATTCAATAATGGTATTCACATTCATGTCAGGAATGTCAGATTTATGAATTAGAAACCGATATGCACTGCTATTATGAGCATAACCAATGAAAACACAATCCACTGATTTTAATCCTATCTTTATCCTTTTAGGTATAGGGACAGCCACCTTTGCCAAATACCCCCATACCTTTAAAAATTGATAGGATGGCTTTTTAcctttccataactcatatggcgtttctttggttttctttctaggcaatttattaagaatataattgGTGGAAAGAATAGCTTCCCCCCACAAATTTTGTGGTAAACCGGAACTTATCAACATTGCATTTATCATATCTTTTAaggttctatttttcctttcaacaactccattttACTGAGGTGAATAAGGTGCAGTGGTTTAATGAACAATAccatgttgtaaacaaaactcACCAAAAGGTGATTCATATTCCCCACCTCTATCACTCCTTAGAAccttaatatttttgttgagttGATTCTCAACCTCATTCTTATATTGCATGAATGCCTCAATTGCCTCATCCTTATTCCTTAACAAGTACACATAACAGTATCTAGTGCAATCATCTATGAAAGTGATAAAATATTTCTTACCACCTCTAGTTTGTATAGATTCCATGTCACAAACATCACTATGTATCAAATCTAAAGGTTCAGTGcttttttcaacttatttaaaagaTGCTCTAGCCATTTTAGCTTCCACACAAGTTTCACATTTatgatcaaaatcaatttcaaatttaggcaataaattttaattcattaGTCTATGTAAAGTATGATAATTAACATGACCCAATCTACCATGCCATACATTAGAAGACTCAACAAGCATGTAAACAGAAGATTCAcctttattattatcaataataGTCATTACATTCATCTTAAATAGGCCATTGCTCAAATATCCTTTTCTCACATACAATTCACTCTTAAAGAGTGAAAatttctcaaactcaaaaaccaACTTAAAACTATTTTTGCTCAACAATGAGCTAGATACAAGGTTCTTTTAAATTTCTGGCACATGCAGTACATCTTTCAAAGTAAGAAACGTGCCCGTAGTCATTTTGAGCACTACctttccaattccttcaatctTGGAGGTTGAGGAATTTCCCATGAAAACTTTTCTTCCATTACCCATTGGATTATATGTagtgatgatgccaagaaaatcagtaggctggatgcttcggactagaaaggactactggatctttctacggcctgaaaaagaaagaaaagcgtatcaaaggcgaccggggctgccggccaaaagtcctccgatggcaaagttagttttttcctctaagttatttgagttccaacttttttggagtcaaAAGCGAACATACCTTGGGTTTTGTACGAAAACgacctttatatagtgttatcataggcggttaccaaaattggaacttctcggcttcaaggagagatagaaatcaaacgtaacttgcataaccgtacggaagttatgctcttgtttcacaacggatacactggcggttacgcgtgggataagggattatcatatctcatttggagattttcctaagtgtgacaacctcgtccttgagttcctcggttgggcgtgctttgtttcGCACGCGGGGGCTGCCTcgtctaacgggtgaatttgctcgaagacgaggatgtcgacactctggacgagtgcatcactacgatggtgcgtacctcgtcttgagctcttcttcctggacgaggcacttgtaggtaagtttcgagggtgtttatggtagtaggtgggctatggacgacctttatggacgacttggagataggctatATTATTCCCCTATCGGTTGCCGTTCTAAGGTCGTCcaaagttcttttgtttcttcgaCTCGTTTCAACACATTATTTCACGTGTCTCGAAAGTAAGGGACGAGGTTGCCAAGGCTTCATATTATGTCACGTGTCAGTACTTACTCGGGTTAACCGTTGTGTGGGTTAGGGTTTTCGAGGAggttgccacgtggttcttcTTTGATTGGTCATTGCGTTCGGGTTttacttttcaacgcctataaatagtggatttcctcccctGCACTCCTCATTCTTAAAATTCTCtcgtttgacatctctcgtccatcgcctcgtctaggagtattccggcgtcctttagttttcttcgtctagagccgaggtattttctctacgctcgttTTAGGCTTCCACTTACATTTCCAAAATGTCCAgaaagtttttcttcgtctagcaatagcgTTGATAGGGAGATCGATGAATATCGTaacacaactagctatagtggCTCTAGTAGTGACGGCGATAGGAGTAGTGGTAACACCTCGGACGAGTATGTTTCGGGGTTCACAgggttcccttagaagttttccGGGAAGAATTTAGGACGAGGGTAGCATGCGGGTCTAGGGCTGGTCCTTCTAGCGCGCCCTCGTCCACTAGAAGGGACGAGGTTGAGGCTGTATACGGTGCGGCATTGGGGTTCCGGCCAAGACGGACGAGAGAAAACTAACGtcccttaggagttggtaccaaatcccggacgagctaaatcctagattggccgtccgtgatgagtggtgttgccaacctcgttttggcattggggtttatgaagcctatcttcTAGGGGGTCTTAGGGGGCCTCTCAATGCTTTTGCCGGGGAGTTGCTTACtaggttaggtataggtttatgtcaattaaatcctaatgcatggagactagttgtttctatgcaaattttgtggagagaggttttcgaAGGGGAATTTGTCCTCTTCagtggacgagttcctttttgctataaaccctgcgaaattagtcaatctcgtggcttttatcaattcacgGCCCGGGGAGAAAAGGCGTAGGATAATTAAATCTTTGGTCACCTCGgataggagttggaagacggagttcttcttcgtctcggAGTTTTTGGGCGGGACGCCTGACGTGTGGCGGGGATTCATTTCCCCCATATACGGGAgatttagggaaccttcgtcacGAAGGTATGCTCACCACTACTGTAGCATCGCCTTCATTACATATCTTTCTGGGCTAATTTCTTCGTCCTTGTTGCAGGTGTTAGGAGGCCGTCGTTGAGCCAGTTCCATCTAGGACGCGTCCAGAAAGCTCGTCTtcacccagagagggacttccactcTTTGGTTACCTTGCAGCGTCTTGcaacttggggacttggccccgaGCCCTCTCTGAAGCCTTAGCCCACGAGATTACGGTCTTGAAGCGTGAGTTCTCGTCTTGCCTttcctccccttttttttttttttttttttttttttttttttacttataattattattatttattttagggatggctaccatgaaggaaaacaaaggcaaaGGGGTCGTGGACGAGCGTGGCAAGCAAGACAACGAAACTAGGGCTCGTCCTTGTTGGCGATAAGAGGAGCTGTCAAAGGCCATCAACCTTGAAAACCTCCCCGGCGGGAGAGCCAAGCACGAGAAAGTCGTCCAAGGGGTCGTCTCTCCCCGCTTGTCCTGTTCCTCCTGCTCCACCACCGTCCGTCCCAATCTTCGACGTGGAGTCGTCGAGCTGCTCCCACTCCACCGTCCAAGACCGGCGTTCTGCCTCGTCCCAACCTCCCGTTGATGTTGTGCCCAAACAGCTCGAGAGTGAGGGcttggcttgggagaggttcCAACGGGCGAGTGTACGACGAGGACGTGGGCTGcatgctacaacatgtccttgaCGGATTTTGAACACTcgggtgtccacgatcttttcaaggtaatggATACAAATTTGTTCTCGTCGTTAGCTTTTCATGCTTGTTTACTTtgcttgatacaaaaattcttatttgtttgtgcgggccatgtccaagtttatagTTGCGTCTAGAGCGAGGCTGCGAGTTGGACGGGACGAAATTCTTGTTGGAGAGGAGGATCAAGGAGGTTAAGGATGAGTGCAAAAGGCGGGTGAGGCAGCTGCGAGGCTAAGGACGCAGCCAAGGATTTGCTAAACCTCGTCGAGGAGTTAAAGGCTGATGTAGTGGAAAAGGactctcgtcttgaccactttcagaAAAAGACCGACGAGCTTAGAAATTCCCTTGTGAGGGCTAAGGACGAGGCTGTGGAGGAGTTCAGGGCTTCGAAGCAGTTTACGgaccttctggacgccaactatgcggctggatttgaagactttcgcatggaggcgaaagaaaagtttccagaaGTTGACTTCAGTCCTATCGTCCTTCAACTTGGAAGGTCTttgctagttcttttcttcagactagctctgaagatgtcaatgttgaagacgatgcctctACCAAGCCTGCTGAAGACGACCCTAATGCCTGATGCccgtttgaaaattttcatcatttgtttaagtgttttcttcctgtctctcttttttttttttttttgggctatggacgacctttatggacgacttggagataggctatattattcccctatcatgtagaaaacattttcttttctgaacaTACATGGCGTGTAGTCCTAGTGTCCACCCACTATTTCTTGGTATTTCCTTCTACCAAGTTCACTTCAGAAATCACAGCAGAAATGTTCATGTTGGTTTGAGTCACAATAGGAttcacaaaaattttgaatCCTCAACCCTAGCCAAGTTTAAGAAATAAATGTAATTATATACTTCCAAAAATTACTGTACAAAAAGGAAGTCAAgccaataataatattattattataactacACCGAATTGCAGGAAAAGCAGCACAGTAAACACAAACTAAGAGCatttgcagcagtggagctaaatagctatatagctattttagctccactcaaacacaaaaaatcctcctgcagcagtggaggtaaagcaaaaaattttagctaaagtgctacagtgctcatgtattaatacatgagcactgtagctgagagctataaaaaaaaaagaagatttttttattcacctttgggattaaaataataaacgCTGATTCTTTTATTCACgctcccctctctctctctctctctctctctctcacagtcacTCTAATctgaagctctcaactctctcaagctcaccgtcgcCGGCCCTTGCCGTCTTCAACGTCACCGTTCCACTAGCTAAGACCCACCGCCAATTAGCTGAGACCCACGCTGATCAACCCTCTCGGCTTCAGACCCACGCCGTccaagctctcaactctctcaaaacactctcaactctctcaaaactctctcaagctcaccgctGCCGGCCCTTGTCATCTTCAACGTCGCCGACCCACCAGCTGAGACCCAccgccgatcaaccctctcagcctcagacccacgccgtcccgagctctcaaactctctcaacGTCACCGACCCACTCTCACCTCTATTTTGCTGCCGTCCCAAGCCACCGATCAACTCAGACCCACCTCTCTGTTTCACTTCAGGTCAGTTGTCTTTGTATTTGTATTGACAGAATGTATTTGTATTGGACAGAATGTAttgggaattttctgtgtgcagggaactttacatttctttttggcttttgattTAGAGTATCCATGAATGgacaaaatatatttgtattggaATGTAGTGGGATTTTTCTGTTTGCAGGAATTTGTGGTGTGGTTTTCTTTATCAGTGGGATTAAGCTACTGTCAAATTAAGTATTTATACATAATTATGTTCTATTGTTATGATTCTaagtattttaagttttgatataaatatttgATTGTGAATTTTCTGTGTACAGGGAACTTTACAATTCGATTGGGAATTTTACAATAttcggcggcggcggcggcggcggtggCAGCGGTAGCAGTGGCGGTAGCGATTACGGTGGCGGTGGAAGAGTCGATGGTAGCGGTTACGGgtagttgtgattgttgtttattgtaatggatatattattttattgtagtggatatattattttattgtgatatttatattattttattatgttaaaagctaaaatagatccactgctacagcatattttgtaaaataagtaggtaaaatagataaaataactttttatagaattaaaaagttaaatttttaactccactGTTATAAATACTTTAACAAAAGATCCTCAACACCCAGCCAAGCAATAAATCCAAAGAGACAAAATAACtccaatataatataatatgttatAAGCCAACAAAGTCTGAAAAACAAACACTGCAGACACAGAAAAAATATGAATCAAAGCGGTCAACCAAAGATTCAAGAGGCAAAAtatcctaataaaataatataaagaaggaagaaagcAAGATCAACGAATAACGCAACAAATTCAGTCAAACACGTAACCGACTTTATCAAGATATCCAAGTCCACGAAAACTACAAACCAGTTTTTCTAACTTTCACGCAGTTACCGATTCAGTGTTTTACAACCACACAAATTCCCTCACcgttaaatcacaaaaataaattaaaatatattttaaaaatctactCTAAGACTGATGggtatattttaataatttatttttttaataaaacaaaataaacaatacACAAATCTAAGAAAAACaataacacaaaaatatatataatataacagtaataaacaaataccgaacaaataaaaaaaaaaagaaatctgcaaataattaaaaactcacataTCAAATGCGTGAAGTATGAACAAAtcagatcaagtcttgtgtttgacacaatcttcATAAAACAAATTTCGCCCCTCACACAATCATTGTAGTACTTTGAGACTCACGGATATCTACCTCCCAGGATAAAATGATTTACAGCACGAAAACGAAGTATACAAAGTCTGCTCTGCaaactactcaatgtctcttgctctctcttttgACACAGAATGAATACACAAAAATTCTCACTTAGAgagttttctttgaaaaatcagttttttttttttaatgaatgagggacaatgcaaaattatacattaCTGAACAGGTAGTCTGTTTCAGTAATACCTACTGTGCACAGACTAACTaactcaaaacttaaaataataaaatattattatttagacaAGTAGGCTCAGTTCACATATGCCAAAAGCCCAACTTAATGTCCAAttcatgagcatataaacttatatattatctatttcCTTTCCTATATGGAACTCAagatttttatcacttttaataacatcttcaagtgaacgtaaaaacatcaatttcttattcacttcatgctatttttccaaaagtagtgtaaaactcatgttttactcTTTCAATCCTAACATGTTACAttatcttatcacatatttaaaaataaacacaactactcccaatcaattctaatacacATATAAATCCAACTAAATTGAGAATTTATTGAGATATTACTAGGTGTGATAAGAcgtattaaattttaagtaaaatactgatgtgataattttttattaaatgatatATAATATCAGTTTTATAccttatttttatcaaattcgGACTCATTTTTTAAAGGAGAGCTCGGGAAAATGCATGGCATAAAGTTTTGAAATCACGAAAATAACAAATACAGGCAACGGACAAGGTATGCCGAACAAGGACAAGCAGTTGTCTAATCTAACTTATTGATAGATTCCTTGATTATCacggtatatatatatttttttgaaagcgATTATCACGGTATATTAAGTACTTTTAGTACAATAATTTCCTTCAAAGCATGTGCCAAATTGGTTCAGACTTCAGATATGAGAAAGAAGATTAGCCATAGCTGGTCGTGGGCGACAATTAGCAAACAATGGCTGAGCCTTAGGCAAGGTGAGCCCATTCCCTTCACTCATGTCCACCATTTCTACACCAATCCTATCCCACTCAAAGCACTGTAACAGTGAACCCAAAGCCAAGCCAACAATACGCACGGCTAACCCTTCACCAGGACACCCTCTCCTCCCTGACCCAAAAGGCAcaaacttgaacccatctctaaCCCCTTCAAACCCTTCAAATCTCTCTGGCTTGAAACTCCTTGGCTCATCCCAAATTTTGGGGTCATTATGTATGGCCCACATGTTAACCAGTAGGATAGTGCCACCTGGGACTTTGAAACCACCCACCATGCAATCCTCTGATGACTCGTGTGGTACAAGTAACGGTCCTGCTGGGTACATACGCATTGTCTCATTCACAATGCAATGGAGATAAGTTAACTTGGCCAAATCTGCTTCATCAATTAGCCTATCATGTCCTACGACATTGTCAATCTCGGCTTGCACCTTCTTTAGGACTTTTGGATGGTTCAGCAATAGCGACATTGCCCACTCCATGGTCCCAGCTGAAGTGTCGGTTCCGGCAGATAGTAAAACCTGTACACAAGTCAAGCAAAATTACCGTCCTTTATGTTTATCTATATGATGACTTACATGGTCTCAGATTTTGAATTGTCGTTCAGCCAAAActtttgatttgtcaaaaaaagTTCCTATTTAATAATTATGGAGAAAATTGCGAACTCTTTAGTctttaataaggaaaaaaaaaggtggagatttttttttttttttttttaggggggggggtggggttaAGGAaagataattatctttaaaattaaataataaaaatatagtggGGCGGAAGTtaacaataatatattataataactagtcaaaataaatttatttaaaaaaatgacaaagaaaTACTATAATAACGAGAAATTGGAGTAATGAGACAACATTCAATTGGTAAGATTTATATGGTAAACTATAAAATGTCCCTAGCAtcactattatatatatatatatatatatatatgaaacaatACTacctattataaattttactatataagtTTTTGTGTTTTACAAACAATAAAGGATATCAATACATAATTCAATTCCCAAACCAACtctattataaatataaaaatacctTATATCATCAAGTCAAATCTTCAACTTAGGGTAGAACTCAATCTCATATTAAGGATATACATAAAGGGAAAAGTTAACGATGCCCGAAGGGTATTggtttagaatatatttttagaaattttttataggaaaagaaaaaagtaattaatttttttaataactttataTATGTTCTATgaaatgccctaagggcaccaATTAACTGCAGACATAAATAAATTATCTATCTAGCAGAAATCTTGACtcattttaattattgtacaaaatttatgtacaaaattgattgtagctttaggctacaactttactcaatatcattttattagaggtaaattttcacaaatcttccattgaattacatcttcttcttttatcctctatacccacaaaatttctaaaaaattaaagatcaatagctatatcatcaataaattgtttaaattgcaaatttttgtagttcaaaattatgaataaaatataagcttataaatcatatagtaaataatatctgattgacacaaaatttgacacataTATTAAAGATGtaaagaatatgtaattcaatgcttaaaattttaaaatatattgtagtatttattttattgagtaaaattCTTGCTTTAggctacaacaaattttgtagctTAATTTTGTCCTTAATTACTTTGCTATCATCTTTAAAACACACAACATAAAGTAAATAAGCAATGTATTTACTATTATGTTGTTAACTTGTTAACATGGTGTCTGCGAGGACGAGAGAGAGACCGGTAGGAGTATTGGGCTGTGGGCTGTGCTCGAAGATGCAAAGGAGCCTAAGGATGATCAAACAACAAGAAAAGCATGTGGCCGAGGACAAGGGCCAATAACATCGAATAGGTGAAGTCTCCTGAGGAGCTAAACCTACTTGGGAGGTGATGTGGGAGGCTTAGGCCAAACCTCGTAGAGAATACTATGCAAGAGGCAAACTTACTTTGGAAGATAAGTTTCAGAGAAAGGAGTCAATAGTGAACTAAGAAATATCcgagaaaaaggctgctaccaccacattaaatacTCTACACCTAACTAACTAGCCGCATTTATGTGAAATAACGCCTGAACATTGatattcagccttacagctacagACAGAGTTTCCAAAAAGGTTTTGATGGGACAAACATTCAAAAGATCATCTACATAGTCAATAGGTGGAAGGTTGGGATTAAGAAGAACATGACTATATAAAGAAAAGACTCCCATGAGAAATGGGGTATGacggaaaaggaaaaaaaaaaagagaattcttTGTACTTGAGGGAAAAGTTTGAGTTAATATAAGAACACTTCCTCCTCTGACTTGATCGAGGATCATAATTCCATTCAAGttgtgtttttcttatttttctcatATGATCCTAACCTATCATGTACTTGATTTACTGAATTCCTTCCCTATAAAATCCACTCTctataacaaatatatattgatttgggCTCGTTGGACCATTATTCACACTCTTTAGGTTGAGGATCCTAAACCAGCCCTTATAGGATCAATTTCATTCATTGTATAATTTGAAAGcattttataagtaaaatgaaaaagttTAGGACTTTTGTCATAACTTGTTAAAGTGATCAATTgtagtgatgaaaaaaaataatgggtCCATGTTTAAGTAATTATCCACTAATTATAGTCAATCATTTCAACATGATTGTAGTAAAAATTGTACATGTTTGATAAAAATTAGATCTTTTACTATCCCGCACTTTACCACAATGAAGGGGTCATTTTTTCCAATTATACATACTACTTTTGCCTCCACTATTGAAGTAATAATATTCAACCACTCCTAAATTATAGCAAAATTCCTGCCACAAAAGATAAGGTTGACTAAACTTTGTCCTGAGAAATTGGCAGTGTCTTTTACCATTTCTCCTAATGTATTAATGAAATTTCAATGCAAAAAAGTGAGAAAGGTCGACCTTTCATTAATACATGACAGTTTGGTTGTTGAATGTATTCACAGAGGTCCtatcttttacttttctttaattaggaaaagagaaacaaacaaacaaactttggTGCAGAAGTTAGATCTTACCAGCATGATGCCTCTGATAATCTCATCCTTGAAGTACTCAGGTTCCGATTCTTGCTTAGCCAACATAATTTCAATCAACGTTCTCTTCTCTCCCTCACTCGATCCCATTCTTCTATGCTCCTCTATCAAACTCTGCATAAAACTATCTCTCTTTTCCTGCACCAATATCAAcctcttttctttccctctatTCCCAACCCACCT
This genomic stretch from Castanea sativa cultivar Marrone di Chiusa Pesio chromosome 1, ASM4071231v1 harbors:
- the LOC142639723 gene encoding cytochrome P450 81Q32-like — translated: MLFQILLFVAFYVFTKHFLSKLQNLPPSPFPTLPIIGHLYLLKTKKPLHQTLSNLSNKYGPIVFLNFGSRPVLLISSPSLAEECLTKHDVVFANRPRMLAGKHIGYNYTSLSWAPYGDHWRNLRKIASLEILSSHRVQTLSHIRSHEVHSLIRRLLSQKDQTVDMKALFFELTLNVMMRMIAGKREVEEGRKIREIVTETFLLGGVTIMEDYLPFLRWVGNRGKEKRLILVQEKRDSFMQSLIEEHRRMGSSEGEKRTLIEIMLAKQESEPEYFKDEIIRGIMLVLLSAGTDTSAGTMEWAMSLLLNHPKVLKKVQAEIDNVVGHDRLIDEADLAKLTYLHCIVNETMRMYPAGPLLVPHESSEDCMVGGFKVPGGTILLVNMWAIHNDPKIWDEPRSFKPERFEGFEGVRDGFKFVPFGSGRRGCPGEGLAVRIVGLALGSLLQCFEWDRIGVEMVDMSEGNGLTLPKAQPLFANCRPRPAMANLLSHI